The following are from one region of the Chanos chanos chromosome 10, fChaCha1.1, whole genome shotgun sequence genome:
- the LOC115823021 gene encoding proton-coupled folate transporter, with the protein MTGLNMREWREKLRRLVTVEPVIFFYMTSTFIVTPAYQQLVITKVCNELFTDSEICKNPEHYTQDEEIQARSSYILLFYTAILSLVSIPPALLLGSWSDQAGRRSVMVMPSLLSLLSGAVFITLDLVEDMTVYWCLAAAALTGLSGGHVSVFLSCFSYLADVTAGSSSARTLRMAMAESMIFVGGTVGFLLAGFLEQEYGLLYAFVAYCACHVLAVLYILLWLQDPRPVKLNRSPSLKAESEKGAIEEPPRSRPFILQYAKLSLKAVFRRRPGQERLKLHFLILCTFINNLMAVGETSILLLYLMYEPREFTTVLFGVFNAVRMLLLGFSLLGLFPLLLRCFSEMTLAKLSALTRAAAYILLACSTNTWMVFLVAVVGAPAGITQAVIRSLSSAIVELDEQGAMFSFTASVEATCILIAGTMFNGLYPLTLTTFPGMPFIVMAGFAIIVLIFMQWISEMPASQPRLVL; encoded by the exons ATGACAGGCCTGAACatgagagaatggagagaaaaactCAGGAGGCTTGTGACAGTGGAACCGgttattttcttttacatgACCAGCACCTTCATAGTGACACCAGCCTATCAACAGCTGGTCATCACTAAG GTTTGCAATGAGTTGTTTACTGACAGCGAGATCTGCAAAAACCCAGAGCATTACACACAGGATGAGGAGATCCAGGCTCGTTCCTCCTATATCTTGCTTTTCTACACGGCCATTCTCAGCCTGGTGTCCATCCCTCCAGCCCTCCTGCTTGGGTCGTGGTCTGACCAGGCAGGCAGGCGTTCTGTTATGGTGATGCCATCGCTCCTCTCCCTTTTGAGTGGTGCTGTCTTCATCACGCTGGACCTTGTGGAGGACATGACCGTGTACTGGTGCCTGGCTGCTGCAGCTCTCACTGGTCTCAGTGGTggtcatgtctctgtctttctcagctgCTTCAGCTACCTTGCTGATGTGACTGCTGGTTCCAGCTCAGCTCGTACACTACGCATGGCCATGGCAGAGTCTATGATCTTTGTGGGGGGAACAGTGGGCTTCCTGTTGGCGGGGTTCCTGGAGCAGGAGTATGGTCTACTGTATGCATTCGTGGCATACTGTGCCTGTCATGTGCTGGCAGTGCTCTACATCTTGCTCTGGCTACAAGACCCCAGACCtgtcaaactgaacagaagCCCATCCCTAAAGGCAGAATCAGAGAAGGGGGCTATTGAAGAGCCACCCCGATCCAGGCCTTTCATACTGCAGTATGCCAAGCTGTCGTTAAAGGCTGTGTTTAGGAGGAGGCCGGGACAGGAGAGGCTGAAACtgcattttctcattctctgcacctTCATAAATAACCTCATGGCTGTGG GGGAAACGTCTATCTTACTCCTCTATTTGATGTATGAGCCGAGGGAGTTCACCACAGTACTGTTTGGGGTGTTTAACGCTGTGAGAATGCTGCTGTTG GGCTTCAGTTTGCTGGGGCTGTTCCCACTTCTGTTGAGATGCTTCAGTGAGATGACCCTGGCTAAGCTCAGTGCCCTCACCAGAGCTGCCGCTTACATCTTACTGGCCTGCTCCACCAACACATGGATGGTCTTCCTGG TGGCTGTGGTAGGGGCCCCAGCTGGCATTACTCAAGCAGTGATTCgatctctctcctctgctatTGTGGAGCTGGATGAACAAG GAGCAATGTTCTCTTTCACTGCATCTGTGGAGGCCACCTGTATTCTCATCGCTGGCACTATGTTTAACGGCCTCTACCCCCTCACCCTGACCACCTTCCCTGGCATGCCCTTCATCGTCATGGCTGGGTTTGCCATCATTGTACTCATCTTCATGCA GTGGATCAGTGAGATGCCAGCTTCCCAACCTCGTCTGGTGCTTTAA